A window from Gossypium raimondii isolate GPD5lz chromosome 7, ASM2569854v1, whole genome shotgun sequence encodes these proteins:
- the LOC128042514 gene encoding uncharacterized protein LOC128042514 yields MESTALNGRTARWQILLSEFNLMYVSQKAVKGSAIANFLASRTLEDYEPLNFDFPNEDLIYVAATEENSQMDHVWKYEAYIMGIRVAIELKIKVLKVYGDSALVIDQLKGEWDTKDPKLISYRKMVLELMDEFDDITFCYLPRDENLMADVLATLASMIRVNKLEDMKPIQMSIFETPAHCYNIEEEEKDEHSWYLNILQYVKNCEYPN; encoded by the exons atggagtcgacTGCTTTGAATGGAAGGACGGCCAGATGGCAGATCTTGCTTTCTGAATTTAACCTAATGTATGTGAGTCAGAAGGCCGTGAAAGGGAGCGCAATAGCTAACTTTTTAGCTAGCAGAACCTTAGAGGATTATGAgcctttgaattttgattttccaaatgaggaTTTGATATATGTGGCAGCCACTGAAGAAAATTCTCAAATGGATCATGTGtggaa ATATGAAGCATACATTATGGGCATTCGTGTAGCTATTGAACTTAAAATCAAAGTGCTAAAAGTGTATGGGGATTCCGCATTGGTGATAGACCAACTCAAAGGAGAATGGGATACAAAAGACCCTAAACTAATCAGTTATCGAAAGATGGTTCTCGAATTGATGGatgagtttgatgacatcactttCTGTTACCTTCCACGAGATGAGAACCTGATGGCTGATGTGTTGGCCACCCTAGCCTCTATGATCCGAGTGAACAAgttagaggacatgaagcctATTCAGATGAGTATTTTTGAAACCCCAGCTCATTGCTATAATATTgaggaagaagagaaagatgagCACTCCTGGTATCTGAATATATTGCAATATGTGAAAAATTGTGAGTATCCAAATTAG